A stretch of the Hippoglossus hippoglossus isolate fHipHip1 chromosome 1, fHipHip1.pri, whole genome shotgun sequence genome encodes the following:
- the knop1 gene encoding lysine-rich nucleolar protein 1 encodes MEKKERKEKKVKNNTVQSQAENVKIHEEEEEQQAGKEEEPKKAKKRKNNILSVNTEVTEEQSKGKKKKKTSEEETTVAIDEVTTTKKKAEVGENELKLETAAGGTEGEEVMVKKKNKNKAENGVVTPEVKRSKAKKTDTDSMLDESGILLEEEKTEQKKKGKGRKDSVEVTEVEDTEPKKKKRKKGSSKGEEEQPLIKCEENEEAGDTTSKKVKKKKSSAEVTQMEKDVGVETGAKKKKKKKKKIEEASPQMDVVFLSEKSGNTDEININQVNKERRPVMQKEIDKAPQPEKTAKPSGLGQWSTARFDSSDQQQKFLRLMGGFKKGFQPAAASTGGANLAMGQDAQQQLQQGLLGEFERAHTRRMDFSNKGAGLGFSAPSNKKFSIDINTSRSIRFDD; translated from the exons atggaaaagaaagaaagaaaagagaagaaagtaaAGAATAATACTGTGCAAAGTCAAgctgaaaatgtaaagatacatgaagaagaagaagaacagcagGCTGGAAAGGAAGAAGAGCCAAAGAAAgctaagaaaagaaaaaacaatattttgtctGTAAACACAGAAGTGACTGAGGAGCAAAgtaaaggaaagaagaaaaagaaaacctcagaGGAAGAAACGACTGTAGCAATTGATGAAGTGACTACAACGAAAAAGAAAGCTGAAGTGGGCGAGAATGAACTGAAGttagaaacagcagcaggagggacTGAGGGTGAGGAGGTAATGgtgaaaaagaagaacaagaacaaggCCGAAAATGGAGTTGTAACACCTGAGGTCAAAAGGAGCAAAGCcaaaaagacagacacagacagtatGCTGGACGAGAGTGGGATTCTTTTagaggaagagaagacagagcaaaagaaaaaaggaaaaggtaGAAAAGATTCTGTGGAGGTCACCGAAGTAGAAGATACAGagccaaagaaaaagaagaggaaaaagggaagctcaaagggagaggaagagcagccattaatcaaatgtgaagaaaatgaGGAGGCAGGTGACACAACAAGCAAGAAAgtcaaaaagaagaagagctcTGCTGAGGTGACACAGATGGAGAAAGATGTTGGAGTTGAAACTGgtgccaagaagaagaagaagaaaaagaaaaagatcgAAGAa gcGTCCCCTCAGATGGACGTGGTGTTTCTGTCAGAGAAGAGTGGAAACACTGATGAAATCAACATCAACCAGGTAAACAAG GAGAGAAGACCGGTGATGCAGAAGGAGATTGACAAGGCCCCTCAACCAGAAAAAACAGCTAAACCATCG GGTTTGGGTCAGTGGAGCACCGCACGGTTCGATAGCTCTGACCAGCAGCAGAAGTTCCTCCGTCTGATGGGCGGCTTCAAAAAGGGCTTCCAACCTGCTGCGGCGAGCACTGGTGGAGCAAATTTGGCGATGGGGCAAGacgcacagcagcagctgcaacaaGGGCTTCTGGGAGAGTTTGAGCGTGCTCACACGCGCAGAATGGACTTCAGTAACAAAGGGGCAGGGCTTGGGTTTTCTGCACCGTCCAATAAGAAGTTCTCTATTGACATCAATACAAGTCGATCGATTCGCTTTGATGATTAA
- the exosc1 gene encoding exosome complex component CSL4 produces the protein MSPMKLCVPGDKLCSIEDCSPGTGVYQRHGYIYSSLAGYVLRKNEGGQLPVISVVRETEAQLLPDVGAIVTCKVTSINPRFAKVQILYVGSTPLKDRFRGTIRKEDVRATEKDKVETYKSFRPGDIVLAKVISLGDVQSNYLLTTAENELGVVVAHSEAGAQMVPISWCEMQCPRTHTKEFRKVARVQPEYLQA, from the exons ATGTCGCCCATGAAGCTGTGTGTACCAG GTGACAAACTATGCAGCATAGAAGACTGTTCTCCAGGCACAGGAGTATATCAGCGGCACGGCTACATCTACTCCTCACTAGCAGGCTACGTGCTCAGGAAAAACGAGGGAGGGCAG TTACCTGTGATCTCAGTGGTGAGGGAAACAGAAGCACAACTGCTGCCAGATGTAGGAGCAATAGTCACCTGTAAG GTGACCAGCATCAACCCCCGGTTCGCCAAGGTCCAGATCCTCTATGTAGGCTCCACGCCGCTGAAAGATCGCTTCAGAGGGACTATCAG AAAAGAAGATGTGCGTGCAACAGAGAAGGACAAG GTGGAGACATACAAAAGCTTCAGACCTGGTGACATCGTCCTGGCAAAAGTG ATTTCTTTGGGTGATGTTCAGTCGAACTACCTGTTGACAACTGCTGAGAATGAGCTGGGAGTCGTGGTGGCACACAGTGAAGCAG GTGCCCAGATGGTTCCCATCAGCTGGTGCGAGATGCAGTGCCCGCGGACGCACACCAAAGAGTTCCGCAAAGTGGCACGAGTGCAGCCGGAGTATCTACAGGCATGA
- the pgam1b gene encoding phosphoglycerate mutase 1b produces the protein MAVYKLVLIRHGESCWNQENRFCGWFDADLSETGEHEAKRGGQALKDAGYEFDICYTSVLKRAIRTLWFVLDSIDQMWLPVNRTWRLNERHYGGLTGLNKAETAAKHGEAQVKIWRRSFDTPPPSMEEEHDFYQAISKDRRYSDLTEDQLPSCESLKDTIARALPFWNDEIVPQIKDGKRVLIAAHGNSLRGIVKHLEGMSEEAIMELNLPTGIPIVYELDKNLKPTGPMQFLGDEETVKKAMAAVAAQGKAKK, from the exons ATGGCCGTGTACAAGCTGGTCCTGATCCGCCACGGAGAGAGCTGCTGGAACCAGGAGAACCGCTTCTGTGGCTGGTTCGACGCGGATCTGAGTGAGACCGGAGAGCATGAGGccaagagaggaggacaggccCTGAAAG ATGCTGGCTATGAATTTGATATTTGCTACACCTCTGTTCTGAAGAGGGCCATCCGCACCCTGTGGTTTGTCCTGGACAGCATCGACCAGATGTGGCTGCCCGTCAACCGGACCTGGCGTCTCAATGAGCGCCACTACGGTGGCCTGACAGGGCTAAACAAGGCTGAAACAGCAGCCAAACATGGAGAAGCTCAGGTCAAGATCTGGAGGCGCTCTTTTGACACCCCTCCCCCTTCTATGGAGGAGGAGCATGACTTCTATCAGGCCATAAGCAAG GACCGTCGTTACTCCGACCTAACGGAGGACCAGCTTCCCTCCTGTGAGAGTCTGAAGGACACCATCGCCCGGGCATTGCCTTTCTGGAACGATGAGATCGTTCCGCAGATCAAAGACGGAAAGAGGGTGCTGATTGCTGCCCACGGCAACAGTCTCAGAGGCATCGTCAAGCATCTCGAGG GGATGTCGGAGGAGGCAATCATGGAGCTGAACTTGCCTACAGGCATCCCCATTGTCTATGAGCTGGACAAGAACCTGAAGCCTACAGGACCCATGCAATTCCTGGGAGACGAGGAGACGGTCAAGAAGGCCATGGCGGCTGTGGCTGCTCAGGGCAAAGCCAAGAAATAG
- the pi4k2a gene encoding phosphatidylinositol 4-kinase type 2-alpha: MDETSPLVSPLRDSGDFSYGPTEPTSPRGAFGGTPGSVVRIPAGSPGRSRERQPLLDRDRGSSPREPHRNEFPEDPEFRDIIRKAERAIEEGIYPERIYQGSSGSYFVKDSQGKIIGVFKPKNEEPYGQLNPKWTKWLQKLCCPCCFGRDCLVLNQGYLSEAGASLVDQKLELNIVPRTKVVYLASETFNYSAIDRVKSRGKRLALEKVPKVGQRFHRIGLPPKVGSFQLFVDGYKDADFWLRRFEADPLPENTNRQLQLQFERLVVLDYIIRNTDRGNDNWLLKYDCPMDPVGNRDSDWVVVKDPIIKLAAIDNGLAFPLKHPDSWRAYPFYWAWLSQAKVPFSHEIRELVLPKLSDPNFIKDLEEDLYELFKKDPGFDRGQFHRQVAVMRGQILNLCQALKDSKTPLQLVQMPPVIVETARAPQRANSESYTQSFQSRRPFFTWW, encoded by the exons ATGGACGAGACGAGTCCTCTTGTCTCGCCGCTGCGGGACTCCGGTGACTTCAGCTACGGTCCCACGGAGCCCACCAGCCCGCGGGGTGCGTTTGGAGGTACGCCGGGCTCCGTGGTGCGGATCCCCGCCGGCAGTCCGGGGCGCAGCCGGGAGAGGCAGCCCCTCTTGGACCGGGACCGCGGGAGCTCTCCGCGGGAGCCGCACCGGAACGAGTTCCCGGAGGATCCCGAGTTCAGGGACATCATCCGAAAGGCCGAGCGAGCCATAGAGGAGGGGATCTATCCGGAGAGGATCTACCAGGGATCCAGTGGCAGCTACTTTGTCAAAGACTCACAGGGG AAGATCATCGGCGTGTTCAAACCCAAAAATGAAGAGCCCTACGGCCAGCTGAACCCCAAGTGGACCAAGTGGCTTCAGAAACTGTGTTGTCCCTGCTGCTTCGGCCGTGACTGTTTGGTCCTGAACCAGGGTTACCTCTCAGAGGCCGGGGCCAGCCTGGTCGACCAGAAACTGGAGCTCAACATCGTTCCCAGGACCAAg GTGGTTTACCTGGCTAGTGAAACATTCAACTACAGTGCCATAGACAGGGTGAAATCTAGAGGGAAAAGGTTAGCTCTGGAGAAGGTCCCCAAAGTGGGGCAGCGCTTTCACAGGATTGGTTTGCCTCCAAAG GTTGGTTCCTTCCAGCTCTTTGTTGATGGATACAAGGATGCCGATTTCTGGCTGCGGAGGTTTGAAGCAGACCCTTTGCCTGAAAACACCAATCGTCAGCTCCAACTGCAGTTTGAGCGGCTCGTAGTGCTGGATTACATCATCAGGAACACAG ACAGGGGAAACGACAACTGGCTGCTGAAGTACGACTGTCCAATGGACCCTGTTGGAAACAGG GACTCAGACTGGGTGGTAGTGAAGGATCCCATCATCAAACTGGCAGCCATAGACAATGGCCTCGCCTTCCCCCTCAAACACCCCGACTCCTGGAGAGCCT ACCCGTTCTACTGGGCGTGGCTTTCCCAGGCCAAAGTTCCTTTTTCCCATGAAATCAGAGAGTTGGTCCTGCCCAAACTGTCGGACCCGAATTTCATCAAAGACCTGGAAGAGGACCTGTATGAACTATTCAAG AAAGATCCTGGTTTTGACAGAGGACAGTTTCATAGACAAGTAGCCGTAATGAGGGGACAG ATCCTGAACCTGTGCCAAGCCCTGAAGGACAGTAAAACACCCCTACAGTTGGTCCAGATGCCCCCAGTAATCGTCGAAACAGCCAGAGCACCTCAGAGAGCCAACAGTGAGTCCTACACACAGAGTTTCCAAAGCAGAAGACCCTTCTTCACCTGGTGGTAG